Proteins encoded in a region of the Bombina bombina isolate aBomBom1 chromosome 12, aBomBom1.pri, whole genome shotgun sequence genome:
- the RPL10 gene encoding 60S ribosomal protein L10, which translates to MGRRPARCYRYCKNKPYPKSRFCRGVPDPKIRIFDLGRKKAKVDEFPLCGHMVSDEYEQLSSEALEAARICANKYMVKSCGKDGFHIRVRLHPFHVIRINKMLSCAGADRLQTGMRGAFGKPQGTVARVNIGQVIMSIRTKTSNKEHVVEALRRAKFKFPGRQKIHISKKWGFSKFNADEFETMLQEKRLIPDGCGVKYIPSSGPLDKWRAIHAI; encoded by the exons ATGGGCCGCCGACCTGCTCGCTG TTACAGATACTGCAAGAACAAGCCCTACCCCAAGTCTCGGTTTTGTAGGGGTGTCCCAG ATCCTAAGATCAGAATCTTTGATTTGGGCCGTAAGAAGGCAAAGGTTGACGAGTTTCCACTATGTGGACACATGGTGTCTGATGAATATGAACAGCTGTCATCTGAAG CCCTTGAAGCTGCCCGTATTTGTGCCAACAAGTACATGGTGAAGAGCTGTGGCAAAGACGGCTTCCATATCAGAGTGCGCCTTCACCCTTTCCATGTGATCCGCATCAACAAGATGTTATCATGTGCCGGTGCTGATAG ACTTCAGACCGGAATGCGTGGTGCCTTTGGAAAACCTCAGGGCACAGTAGCTCGTGTGAATATTGGCCAGGTTATCATGTCTATTCGTACAAAGACTTCGAACAAGGAGCATGTGGTTGAAGCTCTTCGCAGAGCCAAGTTCAAGTTCCCTGGCCGTCAAAAG aTCCACATTTCCAAGAAATGGGGCTTCTCCAAGTTTAATGCTGATGAATTTGAAACCATGTTGCAAGAGAAGAGACTGATTCCTGATGGATGTGGGGTGAAATACATCCCAAGTAGTGGTCCCTTGGATAAGTGGAGGGCCATTCATGCTATCTGA